One part of the Microbacterium aurugineum genome encodes these proteins:
- a CDS encoding TlpA family protein disulfide reductase, which yields MLAAVFAIGLSGCAPDPVSDSFLKGENTGYVAADGSIVEIPVAERSEPVAFSGITETGDDFDSADNAGKVTVVNFWYAGCAPCRIEAKDLESVWQEYGGEDVAFIGINTRDQADTAQAFADEFGITYPSLIDVNTAEAKLAFSEAVPIQATPTTLVLDRQGRVAARIIGPIDGTSILSTLVKDALAETP from the coding sequence ATGCTCGCTGCCGTGTTCGCCATCGGTCTGAGCGGGTGTGCGCCGGATCCGGTCAGCGATTCCTTCCTCAAGGGTGAGAACACCGGGTATGTGGCCGCTGACGGCTCGATCGTCGAGATCCCGGTGGCCGAGCGGAGCGAACCGGTCGCCTTCAGCGGCATCACGGAAACTGGTGATGATTTCGACAGTGCCGACAACGCCGGCAAGGTGACGGTGGTCAATTTCTGGTACGCCGGGTGCGCGCCATGCCGCATCGAGGCGAAGGATCTCGAGAGTGTCTGGCAGGAATACGGCGGCGAGGATGTAGCTTTCATTGGCATCAACACCCGCGACCAGGCGGACACTGCCCAGGCTTTTGCTGACGAGTTCGGCATCACCTACCCGAGCCTGATCGACGTGAACACGGCCGAGGCGAAACTCGCTTTCTCCGAGGCTGTGCCGATCCAGGCGACACCGACCACTCTCGTGCTCGACAGACAGGGCCGTGTCGCCGCCCGCATCATCGGGCCCATCGACGGCACCTCGATCCTCTCGACCCTCGTCAAAGACGCCCTAGCGGAGACGCCGTGA
- a CDS encoding ASCH domain-containing protein, which yields MTRALFLSIKPRYARSILEGRKTVEVRRKFPDLPAGTTIVLYSSSPERAIVGTVRLKQASKLPPDRVWELHSDAIDIAEEALGEYLEGADASTLLEVEHPRAWERPVSLASLRALLGFGPPQSFRYLDSLQVELIASSGSSETY from the coding sequence ATGACCCGCGCTCTGTTCCTGTCGATAAAGCCGCGGTACGCGAGGTCAATCCTCGAAGGACGCAAGACGGTCGAAGTCAGACGCAAGTTCCCCGACCTCCCCGCCGGCACAACCATCGTGCTTTACTCGAGCTCGCCGGAGCGTGCGATCGTGGGCACGGTGCGCCTCAAGCAGGCAAGCAAACTGCCACCAGACCGTGTCTGGGAGCTGCACTCGGACGCGATCGATATCGCAGAAGAGGCCCTCGGTGAATACCTCGAAGGCGCTGACGCCTCCACCCTTCTCGAAGTTGAGCACCCGAGAGCGTGGGAGCGGCCAGTCTCCCTCGCTTCGCTCCGAGCTCTGCTGGGATTTGGGCCCCCACAGAGCTTCCGCTACCTCGATTCACTGCAGGTCGAGCTGATCGCCAGCAGCGGTTCGTCCGAAACCTACTGA
- a CDS encoding HAD domain-containing protein has protein sequence MDRRSHQRTALLALDVDGTISRIYRDEEPAPHQNDEGWRSWMTVDDDMVDALDDLAQRPGVQVAWLTTWPRDQVGWLIREPLRGKLIGPYVPWQNWPKRGWRTASLTSYIRQTSPNAVVWVDDQAPEEAEQRLTAMTEVPSLVVRPNKFVGVTLADIGGIDQFLAEQLGL, from the coding sequence GTGGATAGGCGTTCTCATCAGCGCACTGCACTGCTTGCGCTCGATGTCGATGGCACAATCTCCCGGATCTACCGCGACGAAGAGCCCGCGCCGCATCAGAACGATGAAGGCTGGCGCTCCTGGATGACGGTCGACGATGACATGGTGGACGCACTTGACGACCTCGCCCAGCGACCCGGCGTGCAGGTCGCCTGGCTGACGACGTGGCCGCGTGATCAGGTCGGCTGGTTGATCCGCGAGCCGTTGCGAGGCAAGCTCATCGGCCCGTACGTGCCCTGGCAGAACTGGCCCAAGCGTGGATGGCGGACGGCGAGCCTGACATCGTACATCCGGCAGACGAGCCCAAACGCAGTCGTGTGGGTAGACGATCAAGCTCCCGAGGAGGCTGAGCAACGGCTAACCGCGATGACGGAGGTCCCGTCGCTGGTCGTCCGCCCCAACAAGTTCGTGGGCGTCACCCTTGCCGATATTGGGGGAAT
- a CDS encoding cytochrome c biogenesis CcdA family protein: protein MNADTIIGSGALWLAVPVAMLAGLVSFLSPCVLPLVPGFLGFLGGAVAPRSKGDATNAVAPERRQLVVGVLLFILGFSVVFVLITALSGTAGVFFLRWGDLVTRILGVVVILMGLVFLGLFSFAQREVRFHVGSRAGVVGAPLLGVALGIGWAPCMGPTLAAIIALSFNAGDPVRAGFLGLAYSLGLGIPFLLVALGFGWAAKTVEFLRRHIRVLNVCGGILLIVLGILMVTGLWTDIMSRLTAVMGSVILPL from the coding sequence GTGAACGCAGACACCATCATCGGGTCCGGTGCGCTCTGGCTCGCAGTCCCCGTCGCGATGCTCGCCGGCCTCGTGTCGTTCCTGTCGCCCTGCGTGCTCCCGCTGGTCCCCGGCTTCCTCGGCTTCCTCGGCGGAGCGGTCGCGCCGCGCTCGAAGGGTGACGCGACGAACGCAGTCGCGCCTGAGCGCCGTCAGCTCGTTGTCGGCGTGCTTCTGTTCATCCTCGGCTTCAGTGTCGTCTTTGTTCTCATCACTGCGCTGAGCGGGACGGCCGGCGTGTTCTTCCTACGCTGGGGTGACCTGGTCACGCGCATCCTCGGAGTCGTCGTCATCCTGATGGGGCTCGTCTTCCTCGGGTTGTTCAGTTTCGCCCAGCGGGAGGTCCGCTTCCACGTCGGCTCCCGGGCCGGTGTCGTCGGGGCGCCGCTACTCGGAGTGGCACTCGGTATCGGCTGGGCGCCGTGCATGGGGCCGACGCTTGCCGCGATCATCGCGCTCTCGTTCAACGCCGGCGACCCTGTCCGGGCTGGCTTCCTTGGTCTCGCGTATTCGCTTGGCCTCGGCATCCCGTTCCTGCTGGTCGCACTGGGGTTCGGTTGGGCGGCAAAGACGGTCGAGTTTCTCCGACGTCACATCCGGGTGCTGAACGTTTGCGGCGGCATACTGCTGATCGTCCTCGGCATCCTGATGGTGACCGGGCTGTGGACCGACATCATGTCGCGGCTGACGGCGGTGATGGGCAGCGTCATCCTTCCTCTCTGA
- a CDS encoding M23 family metallopeptidase, whose product MNERRVSAAATEAAEECGCAPTPAERDSFWKLSVTRRGAFGLGALGVAAFAAFGIGSGVSAAYAASYPSWDDVQRAKNNEAAKAAEITRIEGLIQSLTQKVAETQAAADTASDEFYAAQQEYFAAITEAESLQAQADEQSAMAETSARRAGQVAAQLYRNGGDDSALQLFFSGSADNADELLSRLGTMDKLLEYNRSVYDDAISARNTAQSLTDQAKVARDERDRLQQVAEQKMIAAQEAADAAQAALDEQAANLETMQAQLAALKDTTTQTVAGYQAGVAAREAEERARREREAAEAAANGGGNGGGGGSAGSGGWVRPHGGGRSSSYGPRTPICGSQGCSSSYHYGADLANGCGAAIYAANSGTVDYAAANGNYGNYVRIQHGGGVSTGYAHIKPGGIAVGRGQWVNSGQVIAYAGDTGRSFGCHLHFEVYINGGYTNPVRFMEDRGVYI is encoded by the coding sequence GTGAACGAACGACGCGTCTCCGCGGCTGCTACGGAGGCGGCTGAAGAATGCGGGTGTGCACCCACGCCCGCCGAACGCGACTCATTCTGGAAGCTGAGTGTGACTCGACGTGGCGCTTTCGGACTCGGCGCCCTCGGCGTCGCTGCATTCGCTGCATTCGGTATCGGCTCCGGCGTCTCAGCGGCGTACGCTGCGTCCTACCCGAGCTGGGACGATGTCCAACGCGCCAAGAACAACGAAGCTGCCAAGGCCGCCGAGATCACCCGAATCGAAGGGCTGATCCAGTCCTTGACGCAGAAAGTCGCCGAGACCCAGGCTGCCGCCGATACAGCCTCCGACGAGTTCTACGCAGCACAACAGGAATACTTCGCTGCGATCACGGAAGCCGAGAGCCTGCAGGCGCAGGCCGACGAACAATCAGCGATGGCCGAAACCTCTGCGCGCAGGGCCGGTCAAGTTGCGGCACAGCTGTACCGCAACGGTGGAGACGACTCAGCACTGCAACTGTTCTTCTCCGGTTCCGCGGACAACGCCGATGAGCTCCTGTCCCGGCTGGGCACCATGGACAAGCTGCTCGAGTACAACCGGTCGGTCTACGATGACGCAATCTCGGCGCGCAACACCGCCCAATCGCTGACCGATCAGGCGAAGGTCGCCCGCGACGAACGAGACCGACTACAGCAGGTCGCGGAGCAGAAGATGATTGCCGCACAAGAAGCGGCCGACGCCGCGCAAGCCGCGCTCGACGAGCAAGCCGCGAACCTCGAGACGATGCAGGCGCAGCTCGCCGCGCTGAAAGACACCACCACGCAGACGGTCGCCGGCTACCAGGCGGGTGTAGCCGCGCGCGAGGCCGAAGAGCGCGCCCGTCGCGAACGCGAAGCCGCCGAAGCGGCAGCCAACGGAGGCGGCAACGGTGGCGGCGGAGGCTCCGCCGGGAGCGGCGGTTGGGTTCGGCCCCACGGGGGCGGCCGAAGTTCAAGCTACGGCCCGCGGACCCCCATCTGTGGTTCGCAGGGCTGCTCCTCGAGCTACCACTACGGCGCCGACCTGGCCAACGGCTGCGGAGCGGCGATCTACGCCGCCAACTCCGGAACCGTGGACTACGCCGCCGCCAACGGCAACTACGGCAATTACGTCCGCATCCAACACGGCGGGGGCGTCAGCACCGGGTACGCCCACATCAAACCCGGTGGCATCGCCGTTGGCCGGGGGCAGTGGGTCAATTCCGGCCAGGTCATCGCATACGCGGGTGACACCGGACGCTCCTTCGGGTGCCATCTGCATTTCGAGGTCTACATCAACGGTGGCTACACCAACCCCGTCCGGTTCATGGAAGATCGCGGCGTCTATATCTAA
- a CDS encoding TauD/TfdA family dioxygenase, translating into MDIDNALNELRWNGWTTVTGKPIELTTALIINGYSRAATQRGATRQTLKPVSKSDAPRLTMSAQVGFGAQPLHTDGAHLREPPDVIALYSAEPNNTPTYVWSATTKNGTPWHPEFAQFGLFTVRNGRNSFLAAAAEGATVRFDPTCMSPADGYARQAAEHFSSLKPVAHHWDEADTILLIDNRHCLHARGEVSAGDAERVLERRTFQWSRP; encoded by the coding sequence GTGGATATCGACAACGCCCTGAACGAGCTTCGATGGAACGGGTGGACCACGGTGACAGGGAAACCGATCGAACTTACGACTGCGTTGATCATCAATGGTTACTCGAGGGCGGCAACGCAACGTGGCGCGACGCGGCAGACCTTAAAGCCCGTTTCGAAGAGTGATGCGCCGCGTCTCACGATGAGTGCTCAAGTCGGCTTCGGCGCACAACCCCTGCACACCGACGGCGCACATCTCAGGGAACCACCCGACGTCATCGCTCTCTATTCCGCGGAGCCCAACAACACACCGACGTACGTGTGGTCAGCGACAACAAAGAACGGGACGCCCTGGCATCCCGAGTTCGCCCAGTTCGGCTTGTTCACCGTCCGCAACGGGAGAAACTCTTTCCTCGCGGCTGCCGCCGAGGGGGCGACCGTTCGCTTCGATCCAACGTGCATGAGCCCCGCAGACGGGTACGCGCGGCAGGCAGCGGAGCATTTCTCGAGTCTCAAGCCGGTGGCGCATCATTGGGATGAAGCGGACACGATCCTTCTCATCGACAACCGGCATTGCCTACACGCCCGGGGCGAGGTCTCCGCGGGAGACGCTGAGCGTGTGTTAGAACGACGCACCTTCCAGTGGAGCCGGCCATGA